In Penicillium oxalicum strain HP7-1 chromosome I, whole genome shotgun sequence, a single window of DNA contains:
- a CDS encoding putative feruloyl esterase B-1, producing the protein MHLSLLVSGLVATASAVAIRKTDGNGSFQKKCEQFSHKIKVHDATIHGVTYVAAGTNISMENIPSTCAGNAYGNKTPFDFCRVSLNVTTSPKSQIYMEAWLPSNYSGRFLSTGNGGIGGCLQYSDMFYTTQYGFATVATNNGHFGDTGVSFYRNNETVADYAYRAMHTCVVVGKEITKQFYSRGYDKSYYMGCSTGGRQGWKAVQKFPDDFDGVLAGSPAFNQINLINWGARFLTITGNSSAASFVTGAQWATVHEEILRQCDDLDGAADGLIEDPDLCHPVFETLLCNSTTHGGSSSCLTGTQLETVNRVFSPLYGDNDTLLYPRMQPGSEIPASFIYYNGRSFSYATDWFRYVVYSDPSWDPTSWTIHDALVADAQDPFNLSTFQGDISAFQKKKGKVLHYHGMEDPIITSDSSKMYYKHVADTMSRSPTELDDFYRFFPISGMSHCSTGEGAGSIGQGMGTFAGNNPEDNVLLAMVQWVEKGIAPEYVRGTKFNGTAVDYRRKHCKYPKRNKHVGPGPYEDENSWKCV; encoded by the exons ATGCACTTATCTTTGCTAGTTTCAGGGCTTGTCGCCACTGCCTCTGCTGTCGCCATCAGAAAAACGGATGGTAATGGCTCGTTCCAAAAGAAATGTGAACAATTCTCCCACAAGATCAAGGTCCACGACGCAACCATTCATGGCGTTACATACGTAGCGGCTGGGACCAACATTTCCATGGAAAATATCCCTTCCACCTGTGCAGGCAACGCTTACGGCAATAAGACTCCCTTTGACTTCTGTCGAGTGTCTCTCAATGTGACGACTTCGCCGAAGAGTCAGATTTACATGGAGGCTTGGCTGCCCAGCAACTACTCTGGACGGTTTCTGAGTACAGGAAATGGTGGAATAGGTGGAT GCCTCCAGTATTCGGACATGTTCTATACGACACAATACGGCTTTGCTACTGTCGCCACCAACAATGGTCATTTTGGTGATACTGGTGTCTCTTTTTATCGCAACAACGAAACCGTCGCCGACTATGCCTACCGCGCCATGCACACCTGTGTTGTTGTCGGCAAGGAGATCACGAAACAGTTCTACAGCCGGGGCTATGACAAATCCTATTATATGGGCTGCTCAACTGGAGGCCGGCAAGGGTGGAAAGCTGTGCAGAAATTCCCTGATGACTTTGACGGGGTGCTCGCGGGATCGCCTGCATTCAACCAAATCAATTTGATCAACTGGGGGGCTCGCTTCCTCACAATCACGGGCAATTCAAGTGCGGCAAGTTTCGTGACTGGTGCACAGTGGGCCACGGTCCATGAGGAGATTCTTCGGCAGTGTGATGATCTCGATGGCGCCGCGGACGGATTGATCGAAGACCCCGATCTCTGCCATCCTGTCTTCGAGACATTGCTTTGCAACTCGACGACCCATGGCGGGTCGAGCTCCTGCCTGACTGGCACCCAGTTAGAGACTGTCAACAGGGTCTTCAGTCCCTTGTATGGTGACAATGATACGCTCTTGTATCCGCGGATGCAACCTGGCTCGGAGATTCCTGCCTCCTTCATCTACTATAATGGCAGGTCATTCAGCTACGCCACGGACTGGTTCCGCTACGTTGTCTACAGCGATCCATCATGGGACCCTACCTCATGGACCATTCACGATGCTCTCGTTGCAGACGCACAGGACCCATTCAATCTCTCCACGTTCCAGGGCGACATCTCCGCGTtccaaaagaagaagggcaaggtcCTTCATTACCACGGGATGGAAGATCCCATCATCACCTCGGACAGCTCAAAAATGTACTACAAGCACGTCGCCGATACAATGAGCCGCAGCCCTACTGAGCTGGATGATTTCTATCGCTTCTTCCCCATTAGCGGCATGAGTCACTGCAGTACAGGGGAAGGGGCCGGGTCCATCGGTCAGGGTATGGGCACGTTTGCAGGGAACAACCCCGAGGACAATGTTCTACTCGCGATGGTGCAATGGGTTGAGAAAGGTATTGCACCAGAGTATGTGCGAGGCACAAAGTTCAATGGCACGGC
- a CDS encoding N-glycosylase/DNA lyase has protein sequence MAKIADRLEWQHIPEEEEWRCVLHGKLLSLKQDTSNLYYRHYKSFSLTSIPSPPDSKISSRAQSDTESSDIKAPGDNALDDEVLRLIKHYLNLSPSLSSLYEQWSSNDANFKKKAVQFTGIRILRQDPWEALVSFICSSNNNIARISQMVEKLCLNYGDFIAKIGDRSYHDFPNPEALAGNDVESNLRSLGFGYRAKYIHRTAVMVSQEREKGWLEGLCNPESPVFGVLPKPGETMQPEGRQGYRNAHENLLELQGVGPKVADCVCLMGLGWGESVPVDTHVWQIAQRDYRFGKSSHKSLTKATYDAVANHFRKLWGQEAGWAHSVLFTADLRSFSDRLAATKKVDVSVKEDGEDIEVKTEVRTAVMLTAPKEELDSVNIKSEETEMKPMTEVIRTRKRRGPKEEIVQAAHTTDTRRVSKRLRKIGDP, from the exons ATGGCGAAGATTGCCGATAGGCTTGA ATGGCAACATATCcccgaagaggaagaatggcGCTGTGTGCTCCATGGGAAGCTACTTTCGTTGAAGCAAGACACATCGAACCTTTATTATCGCCATTataaatctttttctttgacatCGATACCCTCTCCTCCAGACTCAAAAATCTCGTCTCGAGCGCAGTCCGATACAGAGTCTAGTGACATCAAAGCACCTGGCGATAATGCGCTTGATGACGAGGTTTTGCGTCTGATCAAGCATTATTTGAATCTGTCTCCGAGTCTATCCAGCCTCTATGAGCAATGGTCTAGCAACGATGCCAATTTTAAGAAGAAGGCCGTCCAATTCACGGGAATTCGTATCCTTCGTCAGGATCCATGGGAGGCACTCGTCTCGTTCATatgcagcagcaacaacaatATCGCTCGGATCTCCCAAATGGTGGAGAAATTGTGTCTAAACTATGGTGACTTCATCGCCAAGATTGGTGACCGCTCCTACCACGATTTTCCAAACCCAGAGGCTCTCGCAGGCAACGACGTCGAAAGCAATCTTCGCAGCCTTGGCTTTGGATACCGAGCGAAATACATTCACCGCACCGCAGTCATGGTCTCTCAGGAACGAGAGAAGGGGTGGCTTGAAGGTCTATGTAACCCCGAGTCTCCAGTGTTTGGAGTCTTGCCGAAACCTGGCGAAACAATGCAGCCTGAGGGACGACAAGGCTATCGTAATGCCCATGAGAATTTGCTAGAGCTGCAAGGTGTCGGGCCAAAGGTTGCGGATTGCGTATGTCTCATGGGTCTCGGTTGGGGTGAATCAGTCCCTGTGGATACTCACG TCTGGCAAATCGCACAGCGGGACTACCGATTTGGTAAAAGCTCCCACAAATCTTTGACCAAAGCGACGTATGACGCGGTGGCCAATCACTTTCGGAAGCTATGGGGTCAAGAGGCTGGATGGGCCCATAGCGTGCTATTCACAGCAGATCTCAGGTCATTTTCCGATCGACTCGCAGCGACGAAGAAGGTTGACGTGTCCGTcaaggaagatggagaggatATTGAAGTCAAAACCGAGGTGAGAACTGCTGTGATGTTGACAGCGCCGAAAGAAGAACTAGATTCTGTCAACATCAAATCCGAAGAAACAGAGATGAAGCCCATGACCGAGGTGATTCggacaaggaaaagaaggggaccaaaggaagagatcgTCCAGGCTGCCCATACGACTGATACGAGGAGGGTATCGAAGCGACTCCGGAAGATCGGGGACCCATGA
- a CDS encoding 40S ribosomal protein S13 translates to MGRLHSKGKGMAASALPYSRAPPAWLKTTPDQVVDQICKLAKKGATPSQIGVVLRDSHGVAQVKIVTGNKILRILKSSGLAPELPEDLYFLIKKAVAVRKHLERNRKDKDSKFRLILIESRIHRLSRYYKTVGVLPPTWRYESATASTLVA, encoded by the exons ATGGGTCGTCTTCActccaagggcaagggcatgGCTGCCTCCGCGCTCCCCTACTCCCGCGCTCCCCCTGCGTGGCTCAAGACCACCCCCGACCAGGTTGTCGACCAGATCTGCAagctggccaagaagggTGCCACTCCTTCCCAGATCGGTGTTGTCCTCCGTGACTCCCACGGTGTTGCTCAGGTCAAGATTGTGACCG GTAACAAGATCCTCCGTATTCTCAAGTCCAGCG GCCTCGCTCCCGAGCTCCCCGAGGACCTTTACTTCCTGATCAAGAAG GCCGTCGCTGTCCGCAAGCACCTCGAGCGCAACCGCAAGGACAAGGACTCCAAGTTCCGCCTCATTCTGATCGAGTCCCGTATCCACCGTCTGTCCCGCTACTACAAGACCGTCGGtgtcctcccccccacctGGCGCTACGAGAGCGCCACCGCTTCCACCCTTGTCGCATAA
- a CDS encoding Set1 complex component sdc1: MADTNGGANLPSLDLSSGVAPQVRPGGAPARVYLNEKIVPYLLEGMKTVTRDQPPNPLQVLGEFLIQKSKEVEGETKKDSE; this comes from the exons ATGGCCGACACGAACGGAGGCGCCAATCTGCCATCACTAGACCTCTCCAGCGGCGTCGCACCGCAAGTTCGACCTGGAGGTGCCCCGGCCCGTGTATACCTCAACGAGAAGATCGTTCCATACCTGCTTGAGGGTATGAAGACTGTCACAAGGGACCA GCCACCCAATCCATTGCAAGTGTTGGGGGAATTCTTGATCCAGAAGAGCAAGGAAGTTGAAGGCGAGACCAAGAAAGATTCAGAGTGA
- a CDS encoding Calcium-binding mitochondrial carrier protein Aralar1, translating to MTSVKETVKETLVGTSNSTEAPELSHQARANFIRHAQKDENGELYMNEDAFIEAVAPKQEDYHKIKREQYGILFRVADRRQTGKLSLSDWATFENLLAKPDAEYEIAFRLFDTEGTGTVKWESLKGLYNLNKSADSIPFDWNSEWASLYTGRNKSRHDMTYPQFSQMLRGLQGERIRQAFHMFDKNGDGYIEPEEFQRIILETSKHKLSDHLLENLPTLCNISNSNRISYATVRAFQNVMREMDIIDLIVREATNKSSDGKITRSDFLDEAARITRFSMFTPMEADILFHFAGLEAPSGRLSQKDFAKVIDASWRIPVAVAGQAADAVAAKTKTFLHSVLESAHHFALGSLAGAFGAFMVYPIDLVKTRMQNQRSTRPGERLYNNSLDCAKKVIRNEGFRGLYSGVIPQLIGVAPEKAIKLTVNDLVRGALTDKDTGKMWYPHEILAGGTAGACQVVFTNPLEIVKIRLQVQGEIAKNVEGVPRRSALWIVKNLGLVGLYKGASACLLRDDRHTNKLGVVQLLTAGAIAGMPAAYLTTPCDVIKTRLQVEARKGETKYTGLRHCATTVWKEEGLKAFFKGGPARILRSSPQFGFTLAAYEVLQKMLPMPGSEEDLSPTGQVEPGVGLQGAKAPLPYLRSRNALKLILDVDQNIGRVQVPRPENWPKFMQPSKQ from the exons ATGACGAGCGTCAAGGAGACAGTCAAGGAAACGCTGGTCGgcaccagcaacagcacAGAGGCGCCGGAGCTGTCGCACCAAGCCCGCGCAAACTTCATACGCCATGCGcaaaaagatgaaaatggTGAGCTGTACATGAACGAGGATGCATTCATTGAGGCCGTGGCCCCGAAGCAAGAGGACTAT CACAAAATCAAACGCGAGCAATACGGCATCCTCTTCCGCGTGGCAGACCGACGACAAACCGGCAAGCTGAGCCTCTCCGACTGGGCCACCTTCGAGAACCTCCTTGCGAAGCCGGATGCAGAATATGAGATCGCCTTCCGACTGTTCGATACCGAGGGAACCGGTACGGTGAAATGGGAGAGCTTGAAGGGACTGTACAATCTGAACAAGAGCGCCGACAGCATTCCCTTCGACTGGAACTCCGAGTGGGCCTCGCTGTATACTGGTCGGAACAAGTCCCGCCATGATATGACCTACCCTCAATTCTCTCAGATGCTCCGGGGTCTGCAGGGAGAGCGTATCCGCCAGGCTTTCCACATGTTCGACAAGAACGGTGATGGCTATATCGAGCCCGAGGAGTTCCAGCGCATCATCCTGGAAACCTCCAAACACAAGCTCTCCGATCACCTGCTCGAGAACCTGCCCACGCTCTGCAACATCTCCAACAGCAACCGGATTTCCTACGCCACCGTTCGTGCCTTCCAGAATGTTATGCGCGAGATGGACATCATCGATCTCATTGTCCGCGAAGCCACCAACAAGAGCAGCGACGGCAAGATCACCCGCTCTGACTTCCTCGACGAGGCTGCCCGTATCACGCGCTTCTCCATGTTCACCCCCATGGAGGCGGATATTCTGTTCCATTTCGCTGGGCTGGAGGCCCCCTCGGGTCGCTTGTCACAAAAGGACTTTGCCAAGGTCATTGACGCTTCATGGCGCATCCCCGTTGCCGTCGCCGGTCAAGCGGCTGATGCGGTGGcggccaagaccaagacttTCCTTCACAGCGTGTTGGAGTCGGCGCATCACTTTGCTCTGGGTAGTTTGGCGGGTGCGTTCGGCGCCTTCATGGTGTACCCCATCGACTTGGTCAAGACTCGTATGCAAAACCAGCGATCCACCCGTCCGGGTGAGCGCCTGTACAACAACTCGCTCGACTGCGCCAAGAAGGTCATTCGGAACGAGGGTTTCCGCGGATTGTACTCGGGTGTCATTCCTCAGTTGATTGGTGTGGCCCCGGAGAAGGCGATCAAGCTCACGGTGAATGACCTCGTTCGCGGTGCCCTTACCGATAAGGACACCGGCAAGATGTGGTACCCCCACGAGATCTTGGCCGGTGGTACCGCTGGTGCTTGTCAAGTG GTCTTCACCAATCCCCTGGAGATCGTCAAGATTCGTCTCCAGGTCCAGGGTGAAATCGCAAAGAATGTCGAGGGTGTTCCTCGCCGTTCTGCCCTTTGGATCGTGAAGAACCTTGGTCTGGTGGGTCTCTACAAGGGTGCCAGTGCCTGTTTGCTCCGTGACG ACCGCCACACAAACAAGCTCGGTGTCGTCCAGCTTTTGACGGCCGGTGCTATCGCCGGTATGCCCGCCGCGTACTTGACCACCCCCTGCGACGTGATCAAGACCCGTCTGCAGGTCGAAGCCCGCAAGGGTGAGACGAAATACACCGGTCTGCGCCACTGTGCCACGACCGTGTGGAAGGAGGAAGGTCTCAAAGCGTTCTTCAAGGGTGGCCCGGCTCGTATCCTGCGTTCATCGCCGCAGTTTGGTTTCACCCTGGCCGCGTATGAAGTCCTCCAGAAGATGCTCCCCATGCCCGGGTCGGAGGAGGACCTCTCTCCCACCGGGCAGGTTGAGCCTGGCGTTGGTCTGCAGGGTGCTAAAGCTCCTCTCCCCTACCTTCGGTCCCGCAATGCTTTGAAGCTCATTCTGGATGTGGACCAGAACATTGGCCGAGTGCAGGTCCCTCGGCCCGAGAACTGGCCCAAGTTCATGCAGCCTTCGAAGCAGTAA